Proteins encoded by one window of Shewanella avicenniae:
- a CDS encoding twin-arginine translocation signal domain-containing protein gives MKKQASDMSRRQLLKTLAIGSAAGAVATVSGQALASTDNAEVTAKQADGYRETEHIRSYYDSLRSK, from the coding sequence ATGAAGAAGCAAGCTTCCGATATGAGTCGCCGTCAACTGCTGAAAACCTTAGCAATTGGCAGTGCAGCTGGTGCAGTGGCTACCGTAAGTGGTCAGGCATTGGCTTCTACTGACAACGCCGAAGTGACAGCAAAACAAGCTGACGGTTACCGTGAAACCGAGCATATCCGCAGTTACTACGACAGTTTGCGTAGTAAATGA
- a CDS encoding TorD/DmsD family molecular chaperone gives MTESTKQISENDLLRADIYQLLAALLRRQPSEELLQFLHGLEVDSNDDSDMTRAWSAIKLAAQQFIPEQLEDEYFNLFIGVGAGEILPYGSWFMTGSLMDKPLALLRQDLAQLGFERDENVKEPEDHVAALFEVMSVLIVEAPSHQQLAFYRRHLGSWIIRFWDTLSRCDSAAFYAVVAQLGRAFFETEIVEFERLVLSTPVVDTSAVQIQPKANELAS, from the coding sequence ATGACCGAATCTACAAAACAAATCTCTGAAAACGATCTGCTGCGGGCCGATATCTATCAGCTGCTGGCGGCGTTACTGCGTCGTCAACCTTCAGAAGAGCTATTGCAGTTTTTACATGGATTAGAAGTTGATAGTAACGACGACAGCGATATGACTCGTGCGTGGTCTGCCATCAAATTGGCCGCCCAACAATTCATCCCTGAGCAGTTAGAAGATGAATACTTCAACCTGTTTATCGGTGTGGGTGCTGGCGAAATCCTGCCTTATGGCAGCTGGTTTATGACCGGCTCTCTGATGGACAAACCATTAGCGCTGCTGCGCCAAGACTTGGCGCAACTGGGCTTTGAACGTGATGAAAACGTTAAAGAGCCTGAAGACCACGTTGCAGCCCTGTTTGAAGTGATGAGTGTGCTGATTGTTGAAGCACCGTCACACCAACAATTGGCGTTTTACCGTCGTCATCTCGGCAGCTGGATTATCCGCTTCTGGGATACCTTATCTCGTTGTGACAGCGCGGCATTTTATGCAGTGGTGGCACAATTGGGTCGCGCCTTTTTTGAAACCGAAATCGTTGAATTTGAACGTTTGGTACTTAGCACTCCGGTGGTGGATACCTCTGCAGTTCAGATCCAGCCAAAGGCCAATGAACTGGCCTCATAA
- a CDS encoding 4Fe-4S binding protein gives MSAQPELVRARGEVQGQTRILQNLIPPTVSYSTEGNVLLIGPEDLTRLAAAKLQQMASCVILANGAITNQDETYLEQVMEAAPDVESYYGKLLAIKGFLGQFQVSVDHNGQPAELSKVALRKAHFDIVLDLSNEPCIQLEMLPPGYFYVGEDSDKLATAVEEIPLLVGQFDKPRYVKVNSDICAHNRNGLNGCNRCLNFCPADAIQSIEQKIEIDPYLCHGAGSCTNACPTGALSYDLPTPQSLHSYLNKLISRFLEKTSVAPVILFHDASQGAELINDSLPGHVLPVELEEIAVAGIDHWMAALAWGAQQVLVLNTLATAPTLTQMLNGEMALANTVLEQIGQPARIQLIDEKALADLWPILEESSAWATTAPAEFSVTTKRAAFYQAVDYLNEQAANTKDELALSNIPYGEVQIKEAGCTLCMSCVATCPTQALQDGGDTPALYFTEQDCVQCGLCEAACPEKVISLAPRINLDKESRQARKTLKEEVPFECIRCGAPFATQSMVHRMLEMVGTHSAFSANIERLKMCGDCRVKDMFEDILQDPEKQLR, from the coding sequence ATGTCCGCACAGCCTGAGCTGGTGCGGGCACGTGGCGAAGTCCAGGGGCAGACTCGCATACTACAAAATCTGATCCCGCCTACCGTCAGTTACTCCACTGAGGGCAATGTTTTATTGATCGGTCCAGAAGACTTAACTCGCTTGGCTGCCGCGAAATTGCAGCAAATGGCGAGTTGCGTCATTTTGGCCAATGGCGCCATTACTAACCAAGATGAAACCTATCTTGAACAGGTGATGGAAGCTGCACCAGACGTCGAAAGCTACTATGGCAAGTTACTGGCTATCAAAGGCTTTCTAGGCCAATTTCAAGTATCGGTTGATCACAATGGTCAGCCCGCTGAGTTGAGCAAAGTAGCGCTGCGTAAAGCCCACTTTGACATTGTGCTCGACCTGAGCAACGAGCCTTGTATTCAACTTGAGATGCTACCGCCGGGCTATTTCTATGTCGGGGAAGACAGCGACAAGCTGGCAACCGCCGTGGAAGAGATCCCACTGCTGGTTGGTCAGTTTGATAAGCCGCGTTACGTGAAAGTAAACAGCGATATCTGCGCTCATAACCGTAACGGTCTGAATGGCTGTAACCGCTGTTTGAACTTCTGTCCGGCAGATGCGATTCAAAGCATTGAGCAGAAAATCGAAATTGATCCTTACCTGTGCCACGGTGCAGGCAGTTGTACCAATGCGTGTCCAACCGGCGCATTGAGCTATGACCTGCCAACGCCGCAATCACTGCATTCATACCTCAACAAACTCATTAGCCGTTTTCTCGAGAAAACCAGTGTTGCGCCAGTGATTTTGTTCCACGATGCCAGCCAAGGTGCCGAGTTAATCAATGACTCTCTGCCGGGTCATGTGTTGCCGGTTGAGCTCGAAGAGATTGCGGTGGCTGGTATCGACCATTGGATGGCCGCGCTTGCATGGGGTGCTCAGCAAGTATTAGTACTCAATACGCTTGCTACTGCGCCAACATTGACCCAGATGCTCAACGGTGAAATGGCATTGGCCAACACTGTGTTGGAGCAGATTGGTCAGCCTGCGCGTATTCAACTGATTGATGAAAAAGCACTTGCGGATCTGTGGCCTATACTTGAAGAGTCAAGCGCTTGGGCAACAACCGCACCGGCAGAATTTAGCGTCACCACCAAACGCGCTGCATTCTACCAAGCGGTGGATTACCTCAACGAGCAAGCGGCCAACACCAAGGATGAATTAGCGCTGAGCAACATCCCTTACGGTGAAGTGCAGATTAAAGAAGCGGGCTGTACCTTGTGTATGTCCTGTGTGGCTACCTGCCCGACACAAGCCTTGCAAGATGGCGGTGATACCCCAGCGCTGTATTTTACCGAACAAGATTGTGTGCAGTGCGGCTTGTGTGAAGCGGCCTGCCCAGAGAAAGTCATTAGTCTGGCGCCACGCATTAATCTGGATAAGGAATCCAGACAGGCGCGTAAGACCTTAAAAGAAGAAGTACCGTTTGAGTGTATTCGCTGCGGTGCTCCATTTGCGACCCAGTCTATGGTGCATCGGATGCTGGAAATGGTCGGAACGCACAGCGCTTTCAGCGCCAATATTGAGCGCCTAAAAATGTGCGGCGATTGCCGAGTCAAAGATATGTTTGAAGACATTCTGCAAGACCCGGAAAAGCAACTGAGATAA
- a CDS encoding DUF3306 domain-containing protein yields the protein MSESRGFLSRWALRKQQAQQGEELPDEVEIPSDSSVDAEATPIDSAAASVQDVADPVSEATPATDEEQILTAEDLPDPENIEVGGSFASFMAKNVDPSVRQNALRALWKQPHFSEIDGMMEYALDYSNQEILTPEVSSELAKKVFRHLVKDEEKPDDVVEPEIAAQDDMPDAQLTADVDEQMPAEIAEQAPELIESTDSTDKMDGEVVQLSQNDPLAAEKNNERVV from the coding sequence ATGAGTGAATCACGTGGTTTTTTAAGTCGTTGGGCGCTGAGAAAACAGCAAGCTCAACAGGGTGAAGAACTGCCAGATGAAGTAGAAATCCCCAGCGACAGCAGTGTTGACGCCGAAGCTACACCCATCGATAGCGCGGCAGCTTCAGTTCAGGATGTTGCTGATCCGGTCTCTGAAGCTACACCAGCTACCGATGAAGAGCAGATACTGACAGCTGAGGATTTACCCGATCCGGAAAATATCGAAGTGGGCGGCAGCTTTGCCAGTTTTATGGCAAAAAACGTCGATCCATCGGTGAGACAAAACGCGCTGCGCGCGCTGTGGAAACAGCCGCATTTCAGCGAAATCGACGGCATGATGGAATACGCCTTGGACTATTCCAACCAAGAGATTTTAACGCCGGAAGTGTCATCTGAGCTGGCGAAGAAAGTGTTCCGTCATCTGGTGAAAGATGAAGAGAAGCCAGACGATGTTGTTGAACCGGAAATCGCAGCGCAGGACGATATGCCTGATGCGCAGTTAACCGCAGACGTTGACGAGCAAATGCCTGCAGAAATTGCCGAACAAGCGCCTGAGCTAATCGAGTCAACCGATTCAACGGACAAAATGGACGGTGAAGTTGTGCAACTTAGCCAAAATGATCCATTAGCTGCTGAAAAAAACAATGAAAGAGTTGTTTAA
- a CDS encoding DUF3305 domain-containing protein, which produces MQHSQSVWPMYVSLKKVEKQVGRWLAESWELDQVVPGTEAAPEGAKLISLELYLDERASYRLNLDMDNPMLYIVCDEQEDGTWVPATISADQNVAAGCLEGDTPVLNMPMPEAVACWIEAFITQYGEVEICAHRRKHVNRRKELAEEQNRGRRH; this is translated from the coding sequence ATGCAACATTCTCAAAGCGTCTGGCCGATGTATGTGTCATTGAAGAAAGTCGAAAAGCAAGTAGGCCGTTGGTTAGCTGAAAGCTGGGAACTTGATCAAGTCGTTCCTGGTACAGAAGCAGCGCCAGAAGGTGCCAAGTTGATCTCGCTAGAACTCTATTTAGATGAACGTGCCAGTTATCGCCTAAATCTCGATATGGATAATCCCATGCTCTACATTGTTTGTGATGAACAAGAGGACGGCACTTGGGTTCCAGCAACTATCTCTGCCGACCAAAACGTCGCCGCGGGCTGTTTAGAGGGTGATACCCCAGTGCTGAACATGCCAATGCCTGAAGCTGTGGCTTGCTGGATTGAAGCCTTTATCACCCAATATGGCGAAGTGGAAATCTGTGCCCACCGTCGTAAACATGTTAACCGCCGTAAGGAACTGGCAGAAGAACAGAACCGAGGCAGGAGACATTAA
- a CDS encoding formate dehydrogenase accessory sulfurtransferase FdhD: protein MTDSKLHFIKTTAEVPLTIAVTAVDENGQVQDKYIACERPLTIYLNWQPIVTLMTLGARPETLALGYLKNQGFISDVAQLESVIIDWEVSSAAIITKENTEGLQAKLAEKTVTTGCGQGTVFGGFMDGVDEIELPTPELNQSTIYALLKNISQYNDTYKNAGAVHGCGVCQQDQILSFVEDVGRHNAVDTLAGEMWLNGQSGGDKIFYTTGRLTSEMVIKVAKMGIPVLLSRSGVTQMGLELAQKLGITMIARAKGRHFLVYNGAQHIRFDATKESQD from the coding sequence ATGACCGATTCAAAGCTCCATTTTATTAAAACAACAGCAGAAGTCCCACTGACAATCGCGGTTACCGCCGTAGATGAAAACGGTCAAGTGCAGGACAAGTATATCGCCTGTGAACGGCCATTGACGATATATCTCAATTGGCAACCGATAGTGACCTTGATGACGCTCGGCGCGCGCCCAGAGACCTTGGCGTTGGGGTATCTCAAGAATCAGGGCTTTATCAGCGATGTGGCTCAGCTTGAATCTGTGATTATCGACTGGGAAGTCAGCTCGGCAGCAATTATCACCAAAGAAAATACAGAGGGCTTGCAAGCCAAGTTAGCCGAAAAAACCGTGACCACGGGCTGCGGTCAAGGCACGGTATTTGGCGGATTTATGGATGGAGTTGATGAGATTGAATTGCCAACCCCAGAGTTGAACCAGTCGACCATCTACGCATTATTAAAAAATATCAGCCAATACAACGATACCTATAAAAATGCTGGTGCAGTGCATGGTTGTGGCGTGTGCCAGCAAGATCAGATCTTATCTTTTGTGGAAGACGTGGGTCGCCATAACGCAGTGGATACCCTTGCCGGAGAGATGTGGCTCAACGGCCAAAGCGGCGGCGACAAGATTTTTTACACCACTGGGCGCCTCACCTCAGAGATGGTGATTAAAGTCGCCAAGATGGGCATTCCGGTACTGTTATCGCGTAGCGGTGTGACGCAAATGGGCTTGGAGTTGGCGCAAAAACTTGGCATTACCATGATCGCCCGTGCCAAAGGTCGCCACTTCCTTGTATATAATGGCGCGCAACACATCCGCTTTGATGCCACTAAGGAATCGCAAGATTAA
- a CDS encoding helix-turn-helix transcriptional regulator, with protein sequence MSEPSELVYMSAKQVAEYLDLNEKKVYAMANERMLPATKITGKWLFPKILIDRWVMDSCHSGMLSDRMLITGSDDPLLSMLVARLMAEVGSRELISYSATGSRLGLELLSKGYADICTLHWGSADERNIRHTALLKGYPNHQQWIMVHGYNRQQGLIVRPELLHRCQEEEMVLLQPWRWVTRQGGAGSQQHLEHWLMKRGATVDSLNAIITAFSERELAGCIARNEADIGFGCQAVAQESGLGFVPLLTESFDFVMPQGIYFRRQLQQLFKMLVNPGTRQMAAQLGGYDLTDCGQIIWSPQ encoded by the coding sequence ATGAGCGAACCCAGTGAATTGGTTTACATGAGTGCCAAGCAGGTCGCTGAGTACTTAGATCTCAACGAAAAAAAGGTGTACGCCATGGCTAATGAGCGTATGCTGCCCGCCACCAAAATTACTGGTAAGTGGTTGTTCCCTAAGATTTTGATCGACCGTTGGGTAATGGATTCTTGCCATAGCGGCATGTTGTCTGATCGGATGTTAATCACCGGCAGTGACGATCCATTATTGTCGATGCTGGTCGCACGGTTGATGGCCGAAGTGGGTAGTAGAGAACTGATTAGTTACAGTGCTACCGGCTCACGTTTAGGCTTAGAGTTGCTTTCCAAAGGTTACGCCGACATCTGTACCCTGCACTGGGGCAGTGCTGATGAACGTAACATTCGCCACACGGCCTTGCTGAAGGGTTATCCGAACCACCAGCAGTGGATTATGGTGCATGGTTACAACCGCCAGCAGGGGCTTATCGTTCGCCCTGAGCTCCTGCATCGTTGCCAAGAGGAAGAGATGGTACTGCTGCAACCCTGGCGTTGGGTGACCCGTCAAGGCGGCGCAGGAAGTCAGCAACATCTCGAACATTGGTTAATGAAACGCGGCGCCACGGTGGACAGCCTCAATGCCATCATCACTGCCTTTAGCGAGCGGGAGTTGGCCGGTTGTATCGCCCGCAATGAAGCGGATATTGGCTTTGGTTGCCAAGCCGTTGCCCAAGAGAGCGGTTTGGGCTTTGTACCTTTGTTGACGGAATCATTTGATTTTGTCATGCCGCAAGGGATCTACTTCCGTCGTCAATTACAACAACTGTTTAAGATGCTGGTGAATCCGGGCACTCGTCAAATGGCCGCACAATTAGGCGGTTATGATTTAACAGATTGTGGTCAGATTATCTGGAGCCCGCAATAA
- a CDS encoding flagellar basal body-associated protein FliL: MLPSVSWAAETPSASDNYAYYGFEPEIVTNYISNRKKLGFVRISVELMVKSPEDLVVIEHHDPLLRAAIVEILGNQPEDRIKSLTGREEIRKECYEELNKLLQQETGKSLIVNMLFTRYLYD; this comes from the coding sequence ATGTTGCCGTCGGTGTCATGGGCGGCTGAAACTCCGAGCGCTAGCGATAATTATGCGTACTATGGTTTTGAACCTGAGATTGTCACTAATTACATCTCTAACCGTAAAAAGCTGGGCTTTGTCCGCATCAGTGTCGAGTTGATGGTGAAATCGCCAGAAGATTTAGTGGTGATTGAACATCATGACCCGCTTTTACGCGCAGCAATTGTTGAGATTTTGGGCAATCAACCGGAAGATCGCATCAAGTCGCTGACAGGCCGTGAAGAGATCCGTAAAGAGTGCTACGAAGAACTCAATAAGCTGTTGCAACAAGAAACTGGGAAGTCATTGATCGTCAATATGTTGTTTACTCGCTATCTTTATGATTAA
- a CDS encoding chorismate--pyruvate lyase family protein, protein MNLSSPTFPFGNGIHWFSASAHTKLPQEPLKDWLLSPSSLTQRLKTRCSTFEVLLLGEQWIDTPTQEWHGAESQLWLREVLLRLDGVPWVFARTLITPALLQQQQQLEQLGNRPLGELLYSDNHFIAGEIDVCHIEQGSPMCTLAASLAQPTSAPLWGRRRHFSYQQLPLVVAEVFLPAAVLAINAET, encoded by the coding sequence ATGAATCTCTCCAGTCCAACCTTCCCATTTGGCAATGGAATCCATTGGTTTTCTGCTTCAGCGCACACCAAGTTACCGCAAGAGCCGCTTAAAGATTGGCTATTATCTCCTTCTAGTTTGACCCAAAGACTCAAAACGCGCTGTTCGACCTTCGAAGTGCTACTGCTTGGCGAGCAGTGGATCGACACGCCGACACAAGAATGGCACGGCGCAGAATCGCAGTTATGGTTGCGGGAAGTGCTGTTGCGGTTAGATGGCGTTCCGTGGGTGTTTGCCCGCACGCTGATCACCCCAGCCTTGCTGCAACAGCAACAACAACTTGAGCAATTGGGTAATCGGCCCTTAGGCGAACTGCTCTATAGTGATAACCACTTTATTGCCGGTGAGATTGATGTGTGCCATATAGAGCAAGGCTCGCCCATGTGTACGCTGGCAGCCAGTCTAGCGCAGCCAACGTCAGCACCACTGTGGGGCCGACGTCGGCATTTCAGCTATCAACAATTGCCGTTAGTGGTTGCAGAGGTCTTTCTGCCTGCCGCAGTGCTCGCCATCAACGCCGAGACTTGA
- a CDS encoding immune inhibitor A domain-containing protein, translated as MKSRWLIGVATVAMLASSQLYAAAAPADIAIHNKQQILYWLTKRGEIATDASDAEKQAALQRYLSKGITKEMRAQLQREQHLLKAAQSNVQAQQALLSKRSMVAEVTPATERDTTKTVRVLAVLVDFPDLPYNNNQLSPSDTNMYYSSYPTSHYDGLLFSSTGFRGPSGQTLRSAYQYYQSASGGSFSFTGEVIGWVRASQNAAYYGANDPDNDDNDMRAPELVEEAVTAAVSQMTSTELAQYDIEDPYDLDMDGNVNEPDGIIDHVMVFHSSIGEESGGGVLGDDAIWSHRFFVANDATGVGQRISGTNKRLFGYTIQPIDAGIGVCVHEFGHDLGLPDEYDSANDDNGSPVGEWSLMAEGSWTGYLQGSEPSGFSPYARSFLQERYEGKWQYQQSIAYANLTTSGMDYTLYQATEADEINQLAIDLPSENTAFNPPYSGSYQFYSGTGNMTTNEMAFNVTLPNSTPLTLSMKAKWDIEDEYDYAQVIINGAAVAGNYTLANNGTNNALNIITGKSSDLAAADSNGWVTLTFDLSAYAGSNRQIRIVYSTDQSVLGEGMQLDELSLTAGSNTVFSDNAETVNPSITFDGFARIDNTRPGEPHRYLVQLRNYSDIDAGLSDSGYEAGVLIWYENQNVADNEVNEHPGRNLIGVIDADQQLIGTSPTRVQIRDAAFSLFNQSGYPNDTSLLHTSLFDDRDDYSAPAKPAAGLVLPALGVIVEVVSQEQDSSIATVNIRRVTDDTPAAPLALTINSGQNNSVVSFSANVSGGTAPYSYAWNFGDGSASTAAAPTHTYQYAGSYTVSLTVTDSDGATISATRTVTIASFLNVNFTSAANGLAVQFTNTTTSNLQGLSYAWDFGDGSSSSAVSPSHSYAAAGSYTVTLTVTSGNTVSSQASVVTVSTVTTPPTNPPTSSSGSSGGGSLTLWVLAALLITAWMRRYQVSALMASTAAGRKTSATTNGNC; from the coding sequence ATGAAGAGTCGATGGTTAATTGGGGTTGCAACGGTGGCCATGTTAGCCAGCAGCCAACTGTATGCGGCAGCTGCACCAGCGGATATCGCCATTCACAATAAACAACAGATTTTATATTGGCTGACCAAGCGTGGCGAAATCGCCACTGATGCCAGCGACGCGGAAAAACAAGCGGCGTTGCAACGTTATCTCAGCAAAGGCATTACCAAAGAGATGCGGGCACAGTTGCAGCGCGAACAGCATCTGCTCAAAGCGGCTCAATCCAACGTACAGGCACAACAAGCGCTGTTAAGTAAGCGCAGCATGGTGGCGGAAGTGACGCCGGCAACCGAGCGTGATACCACTAAAACGGTGCGCGTGTTAGCAGTGCTGGTGGATTTCCCTGATCTGCCCTACAACAACAATCAGCTAAGCCCCAGCGATACCAACATGTACTACAGTAGCTACCCAACGTCCCATTACGATGGTTTGCTGTTCAGTAGTACAGGTTTTCGCGGTCCAAGCGGACAAACCTTGCGCTCCGCCTATCAATATTATCAGTCCGCCTCGGGCGGTAGCTTTTCATTCACCGGTGAGGTGATTGGTTGGGTGCGAGCCAGTCAAAATGCCGCCTACTATGGCGCCAACGATCCGGATAACGACGACAACGACATGCGTGCGCCGGAATTGGTGGAAGAAGCGGTAACTGCGGCGGTCAGCCAAATGACCTCGACCGAGCTGGCGCAGTATGACATCGAAGATCCCTATGACTTAGATATGGACGGCAACGTCAACGAACCAGATGGCATTATTGACCATGTGATGGTGTTCCATTCCAGCATAGGCGAAGAGTCCGGTGGCGGTGTGTTGGGCGATGACGCCATTTGGTCGCATCGTTTCTTTGTGGCAAATGATGCCACTGGCGTAGGGCAACGGATCAGCGGCACCAACAAACGTTTATTTGGCTATACCATTCAACCTATTGATGCCGGTATCGGCGTGTGCGTGCATGAGTTTGGCCATGATTTAGGGTTACCCGATGAATATGACTCCGCCAACGATGATAACGGCTCACCGGTGGGAGAGTGGTCGTTAATGGCAGAAGGTAGTTGGACAGGCTATTTGCAGGGCTCTGAGCCATCAGGATTCTCGCCGTATGCTCGCTCGTTTTTGCAAGAACGGTATGAAGGTAAATGGCAGTATCAACAAAGCATTGCCTACGCCAATCTGACGACCAGCGGCATGGATTATACCTTGTACCAGGCAACCGAAGCCGATGAAATCAATCAGTTAGCGATTGACCTTCCGTCCGAAAATACCGCCTTCAATCCGCCGTATAGCGGCAGCTATCAGTTCTACTCGGGTACAGGCAACATGACGACCAATGAGATGGCGTTTAATGTGACCCTGCCCAATAGCACACCGCTGACGCTGAGCATGAAGGCCAAGTGGGATATTGAAGATGAATATGACTATGCACAAGTCATCATTAATGGCGCGGCGGTGGCGGGCAACTACACACTGGCCAACAACGGCACCAATAATGCGTTAAATATCATCACCGGTAAGTCGAGCGATCTCGCCGCAGCGGACAGTAACGGCTGGGTCACTTTGACCTTTGATTTGAGTGCATATGCTGGCAGCAACCGACAAATCCGCATTGTGTATAGTACCGACCAGTCAGTGTTGGGCGAGGGGATGCAACTCGATGAACTTAGCCTCACCGCTGGTAGCAATACGGTGTTCAGTGATAACGCCGAAACCGTGAATCCATCGATCACCTTCGATGGTTTTGCTCGTATTGATAACACCCGCCCAGGTGAACCTCATCGCTATCTGGTACAACTTCGCAACTATAGCGACATTGATGCAGGCTTAAGCGATAGCGGCTACGAAGCTGGGGTATTGATTTGGTATGAAAATCAAAATGTGGCGGATAACGAGGTGAATGAACATCCCGGCCGTAACCTGATTGGAGTGATTGATGCCGATCAGCAACTGATTGGAACCAGTCCAACTCGAGTGCAGATCCGTGATGCTGCCTTTAGCTTGTTTAATCAATCGGGTTATCCCAATGACACCTCATTGCTGCATACCAGCTTATTTGATGACCGCGATGATTACAGCGCCCCCGCTAAACCTGCTGCTGGGCTAGTACTGCCAGCATTAGGCGTCATCGTTGAAGTGGTATCGCAAGAACAAGACAGCAGTATAGCCACGGTGAATATTCGTCGCGTTACTGACGATACGCCAGCCGCCCCCTTGGCTCTTACCATCAACAGTGGTCAGAACAACAGTGTGGTGAGTTTTAGCGCCAATGTCAGTGGTGGTACAGCGCCTTACAGCTATGCCTGGAACTTTGGCGATGGTAGCGCCAGCACGGCTGCAGCACCAACCCATACCTATCAATATGCGGGCAGCTACACAGTGAGTCTCACCGTCACTGACAGCGATGGCGCAACCATTAGTGCAACGCGTACTGTCACTATCGCCAGTTTCCTGAATGTGAATTTCACCTCGGCGGCGAACGGTTTGGCGGTGCAGTTTACCAATACCACCACCAGCAACCTGCAAGGTTTGAGTTATGCGTGGGATTTTGGTGATGGCAGTAGCAGTAGCGCCGTGTCTCCAAGCCACAGTTATGCGGCCGCAGGCAGTTATACCGTGACGCTAACAGTCACCTCAGGCAATACTGTATCGTCGCAGGCGAGTGTGGTAACGGTGAGTACCGTGACAACTCCGCCTACCAATCCGCCAACTAGCAGCAGTGGTAGTTCAGGCGGGGGCAGTTTAACGCTGTGGGTATTGGCCGCCTTGTTGATAACCGCGTGGATGCGCCGTTATCAAGTCTCGGCGTTGATGGCGAGCACTGCGGCAGGCAGAAAGACCTCTGCAACCACTAACGGCAATTGTTGA
- a CDS encoding YhgN family NAAT transporter: MDILSAAVMLFLIMDPLGNLPVFASILRHIDPKKRRKVLIRELLFALVIMLMFLYAGEAILNFLSLRSESVSIAGGIILFLIALKMIFPQPGGLTGLPAGEEPFIVPMAIPLMAGPSILAALILLAHTGPNRMFEWTVALISAWGVSSIILMFYKAFNRILGDKGLTAVERLMGMVLVMISVQMLLDGVAKYLSAVNG; encoded by the coding sequence ATGGATATTCTGTCCGCCGCAGTTATGTTGTTTCTGATCATGGACCCTCTGGGCAATCTGCCTGTATTTGCCTCTATTTTGCGTCATATCGATCCAAAAAAGCGCCGTAAGGTGTTGATTCGAGAATTACTCTTTGCCCTCGTCATCATGTTGATGTTCCTTTATGCCGGGGAAGCAATTCTGAATTTCCTCAGTTTGCGTTCTGAAAGTGTCAGCATCGCCGGCGGTATCATTCTGTTCCTGATTGCATTGAAAATGATTTTCCCACAGCCCGGTGGCCTCACTGGGTTACCCGCAGGGGAAGAGCCTTTTATAGTACCGATGGCGATTCCGTTAATGGCGGGGCCATCGATCCTTGCCGCACTGATATTGTTGGCTCATACCGGCCCAAACCGCATGTTTGAGTGGACGGTTGCGCTGATCTCGGCTTGGGGAGTTAGCTCAATTATCTTGATGTTTTACAAAGCCTTTAACCGTATATTGGGCGATAAAGGTCTTACCGCTGTCGAGCGGTTGATGGGCATGGTGTTGGTGATGATCTCTGTGCAAATGCTGCTCGATGGTGTGGCTAAGTATCTCTCTGCGGTCAACGGCTAA